ACTTAGCACTAAAACTGGCAAAGCTGGCGTTACTTAGACCCCTCAACAAACATCACTTTGAGCCAGTAATCGCTCAACTTGAGAAAGATTTGCTTGAAGCAATAAATTCTACAGGCATTGGACCGATGGGTCTTGGCGGGCGGATTACGGCTCTAGGCGTCAATATAGAATACGCGCACTGCCATACAGCCAGTTTGCCAGTTGGTGTCAATCTTCAATGCTGGGCAGCAAGACGGGCGACAGCCAGGATTTTTCGAGATGGAAGAGTTAAGTTTGTTTCGCATAAAAATCCCATCTGAGGAAAGTGAAATATGTCCACCTATAAACTCAAAACCCCGATCTCCGAGGAAGCGGTCAGAAACCTTCACGTCGGGGACATCATTTACATTTCCGGCACTATCCTAACGGCTAGGGATCAAGCACATCAACGCGCGGTTAACTTTCATAATCAAGGTAAACCACTTCCATTAAACTTAGAAGGCATGGTAATCTTTCATAGCGGCCCCCTTGTTCAAAGGAAAGATAGAAAATGGGAAATCGGTGCAGCTGGTCCCACCACAAGTTCACGCATGGAACCATTCCAAGCAGAATTCATTGAAGCGTTTAAGCCTAGAATTATAATTGGGAAAGGCGGTATGGGTGCGAGAACAGCTGAAGCATTGAAAAAGTTTGGGGCTGTGTACTGCGAATTTACAGGGGGAGCCGCTGTCCTTGCAGCAAGATC
The sequence above is drawn from the Candidatus Bathyarchaeota archaeon genome and encodes:
- a CDS encoding fumarate hydratase C-terminal domain-containing protein, with amino-acid sequence MSTYKLKTPISEEAVRNLHVGDIIYISGTILTARDQAHQRAVNFHNQGKPLPLNLEGMVIFHSGPLVQRKDRKWEIGAAGPTTSSRMEPFQAEFIEAFKPRIIIGKGGMGARTAEALKKFGAVYCEFTGGAAVLAARSVRHVKDVKWLNLGLPEALWLLEVEEFGPLFVTMDSHGGNLYNQIAEKVEQAKLIAYKKLGIIF